From a single Hyphomicrobiales bacterium genomic region:
- a CDS encoding ATP-dependent DNA ligase clustered with Ku protein, LigD, with translation MATTPKTKARSTARETKSSSARTSAVAPAFRPVQLATLVDAVPAGDRWIHEMKYDGYRTLVAVGGGEARAYTRSGLDWSGRFPSILSDARKLKVRSALIDGEAVVLDPEGRSNFQKLQGAPASIDYFAFDLLELNGDDLTSLPLLERKAKLKDILPAKGTHIRYSDHIQGNGEKLLKSFCAAGLEGVVSKLANSRYVGARAGSWVKTKCIKRQEFVIAGWTPSDKSRAFRSLILAVHDGGTLRYAGKVGTGFDTAELARLMKIMAPLEQKAATVEAPRAEVRGAHWLRPRLVAEIAYTEMTNEGTLRHPSYLGLREDKKPEAVVLETEHHAAELPAPATSTVVITSRDRVIYPEANITKGQLADHYAAVAEIMLPWIGSRPISLVRCPQGRAKQCFFQKHDAGSFGETVHHIGIVEKDGHEEPYLYIDDADGLMTCVQMGTIEFHGWGARIEDVEKADRLIFDLDADEGLDFEAVREAAFQFRDILKSMGLETFPVVTGGKGVHVIAPLTPKAEWPQVKDFAYRLAKAVAQNDPKHFTAALAKARRKGRIFVDYLRNQRGATAVMPYSARTRAGASVAAPISWGEMKTIDSPAHFHIGDAPELVRRTSSKTLAGWGRAEQVLPDI, from the coding sequence ATGGCGACGACGCCCAAAACAAAAGCAAGATCGACCGCACGCGAGACGAAGTCTTCGTCGGCGCGAACATCCGCGGTGGCGCCGGCATTCCGTCCCGTTCAGCTCGCTACGCTGGTCGACGCGGTCCCGGCCGGCGACCGCTGGATTCACGAGATGAAATATGACGGTTATCGCACGCTCGTCGCCGTCGGCGGGGGCGAGGCGCGTGCCTATACCCGTTCGGGCCTCGACTGGTCCGGCCGCTTTCCCTCGATTCTCTCCGATGCCCGTAAGCTCAAGGTCCGCTCTGCTCTGATTGACGGCGAGGCGGTCGTGCTCGATCCCGAGGGGCGCTCGAATTTCCAGAAGCTGCAGGGCGCGCCGGCGAGCATCGACTATTTCGCGTTCGATCTGCTCGAACTCAATGGGGATGATCTGACCAGCCTTCCCCTTCTCGAGCGAAAAGCCAAGCTCAAGGACATTCTTCCCGCGAAGGGCACCCACATCCGCTACTCGGATCATATCCAGGGAAACGGCGAGAAACTGCTCAAGAGCTTTTGTGCGGCCGGGCTCGAGGGTGTCGTCTCTAAGCTCGCCAACTCGCGATATGTCGGCGCACGCGCCGGCAGCTGGGTGAAAACCAAATGCATCAAGCGGCAGGAATTCGTCATCGCCGGCTGGACGCCGTCCGACAAGAGCCGCGCCTTCCGGTCGCTCATTCTCGCCGTCCATGACGGCGGCACGCTGCGCTACGCCGGAAAGGTCGGCACGGGCTTCGATACGGCCGAACTCGCGCGCCTGATGAAGATCATGGCGCCACTCGAACAGAAGGCAGCGACGGTCGAGGCACCACGCGCCGAGGTCCGCGGCGCGCATTGGCTGCGGCCGAGGCTCGTGGCCGAGATCGCCTATACCGAGATGACCAACGAGGGAACGCTTCGGCACCCCAGCTATCTCGGGCTGCGCGAGGACAAGAAGCCCGAGGCCGTCGTGCTCGAGACTGAGCATCACGCCGCCGAACTGCCGGCGCCGGCGACAAGCACGGTCGTCATCACAAGCCGCGACCGCGTCATTTATCCGGAAGCCAATATCACCAAAGGCCAGCTCGCCGACCACTATGCGGCTGTCGCCGAGATCATGCTGCCCTGGATCGGCAGCCGGCCGATCAGCCTTGTCCGCTGCCCACAGGGCCGCGCAAAGCAATGCTTCTTCCAGAAGCACGATGCCGGAAGCTTCGGCGAGACGGTTCACCACATTGGGATTGTCGAGAAGGATGGCCACGAAGAGCCCTATCTCTATATCGACGATGCCGATGGGCTCATGACCTGCGTGCAGATGGGAACGATCGAATTCCATGGCTGGGGCGCGCGTATCGAAGATGTCGAGAAGGCGGATCGGCTGATCTTCGATCTCGACGCCGATGAAGGGCTCGATTTTGAGGCGGTTCGCGAGGCTGCCTTCCAATTCCGCGACATCCTGAAATCGATGGGCCTCGAGACGTTTCCGGTGGTGACCGGCGGCAAGGGCGTGCATGTCATCGCGCCGCTCACGCCGAAAGCCGAATGGCCGCAAGTCAAGGACTTCGCCTATCGCCTCGCGAAGGCGGTCGCGCAGAACGATCCGAAGCATTTCACTGCGGCGCTTGCAAAGGCCCGGCGCAAGGGGCGCATCTTCGTCGACTATCTGCGCAACCAGCGCGGCGCGACAGCGGTCATGCCCTACAGCGCCCGCACGCGCGCCGGCGCCTCGGTTGCCGCGCCGATAAGCTGGGGCGAGATGAAGACCATCGACTCACCGGCGCATTTTCACATCGGCGATGCACCGGAGCTGGTGCGCCGCACGAGCTCCAAAACCCTGGCAGGCTGGGGCCGTGCCGAGCAAGTTTTGCCCGATATCTAA
- a CDS encoding Exodeoxyribonuclease III: protein MKIATYNVNGINGRLPVLLRWLAQSQPDIVCLQELKAPQEKFPDKPIRDLGYDAIWQGQKSWNGVAILSRVGQIHETRRGLPGDPDDSHSRYIEAAVNGILIGGLYLPNGNPKPGPKFDYKLRWFDRLIAHAGELLATGQPVILAGDFNVMPTDLDVYKPERWLDDALFAPEARAAYFRLLEQGWTDALRTLHPDEAIYTFWDYFRNAFARNAGLRIDHLLLSPPLAERLVDAQVDVAVRGWEKSSDHAPVWIELADATTSARRATPRRRVTPVRA, encoded by the coding sequence ATGAAAATCGCGACCTACAACGTCAATGGCATCAATGGCCGCCTCCCCGTTCTCCTGCGATGGCTCGCACAATCGCAACCCGATATCGTCTGCCTCCAAGAGCTGAAGGCGCCGCAGGAGAAATTTCCGGACAAACCGATCCGCGATCTCGGCTACGACGCGATCTGGCAGGGGCAGAAGAGCTGGAATGGCGTCGCCATTCTCAGCCGCGTCGGACAGATCCACGAAACCCGCCGCGGCCTTCCCGGCGATCCCGACGACAGCCACAGCCGCTATATCGAGGCAGCCGTCAACGGCATCCTGATCGGCGGACTCTATCTGCCGAATGGCAATCCAAAGCCCGGTCCGAAATTCGATTACAAACTTCGCTGGTTCGACCGGTTGATCGCGCATGCCGGCGAACTTCTCGCCACGGGCCAGCCGGTGATTCTCGCAGGCGACTTCAACGTGATGCCGACCGATCTCGACGTCTATAAGCCCGAGCGCTGGCTCGACGACGCTCTCTTCGCTCCCGAAGCGCGCGCAGCCTATTTCCGGCTACTCGAACAAGGTTGGACCGACGCGCTCCGTACGCTCCATCCCGACGAGGCCATCTACACCTTCTGGGATTATTTTCGAAATGCGTTTGCACGAAATGCCGGGCTGCGCATCGATCATCTGCTGCTCAGCCCGCCGCTTGCCGAACGCCTCGTCGACGCTCAGGTCGACGTTGCGGTACGCGGATGGGAAAAGAGCAGCGATCACGCCCCCGTCTGGATCGAGCTTGCGGATGCGACGACATCCGCGAGGCGCGCAACGCCCCGTCGGCGCGTGACGCCCGTCCGCGCTTGA
- a CDS encoding Abasic site processing protein, with protein sequence MCNDYRLMVDVASIVEDFADLKIKIRFSEGSPNIEAREDIKITDMGPIIRPVEGASDEADLVQRRWSWPGQNKRPVYNFRSDGREFTSNRCLIVADGFYEFTDPAEKGKKKKDKWLFTKRDEAIFCIAGIWRDTKDVGEAYTMLTMEPGPDIKPYHDRQIVILERSAWAGWLNPAISAKSLIKPLPAGTLSVAQVG encoded by the coding sequence ATGTGCAATGACTATCGGCTGATGGTGGATGTCGCCTCGATCGTCGAGGACTTCGCCGACCTCAAGATCAAAATCCGGTTCAGCGAAGGCTCGCCGAACATCGAGGCTCGCGAAGATATTAAAATCACCGACATGGGTCCGATCATCCGCCCGGTCGAAGGCGCGAGCGACGAAGCCGACCTGGTGCAGCGCCGGTGGAGCTGGCCCGGCCAGAACAAGCGGCCGGTCTATAATTTCCGCTCGGATGGTCGCGAGTTCACCAGCAACCGCTGTCTCATTGTTGCGGATGGGTTCTACGAGTTTACTGATCCGGCGGAAAAGGGAAAGAAGAAGAAGGACAAATGGCTGTTCACGAAGCGCGACGAGGCGATCTTCTGCATCGCTGGAATCTGGCGTGACACCAAGGATGTCGGAGAGGCCTACACGATGCTGACGATGGAGCCGGGGCCCGATATCAAGCCCTACCACGATCGGCAGATCGTCATTCTTGAACGCTCCGCGTGGGCTGGCTGGCTCAATCCCGCGATCTCGGCGAAGTCGCTGATCAAGCCGCTGCCTGCGGGGACATTGTCTGTCGCACAGGTTGGTTGA
- a CDS encoding conserved hypothetical protein (Evidence 4 : Unknown function but conserved in other organisms), translating to MTVKAFNSDAPLDERRVIVRRSGDEVEMVELPWGLKPGETGARPCTVVHGEGRTFPNHRCLVPATEFRHRSNGKDYSFRLANGDWFYFAGIWRPATRDWPEAYAIITIESNGDIAPYHDRQMAVLRRNERMGWLDAMRPEADILCPLPAGSFRVSRFHYARDQSMLAL from the coding sequence ATGACCGTGAAGGCCTTCAATTCTGATGCACCACTCGACGAACGCCGCGTCATCGTTCGACGCTCCGGCGACGAGGTCGAGATGGTCGAACTGCCGTGGGGCCTGAAGCCGGGCGAGACCGGCGCACGCCCCTGCACCGTCGTACACGGCGAGGGGCGAACCTTTCCCAATCATCGTTGCCTCGTCCCGGCCACCGAGTTTCGCCATCGTAGCAATGGTAAAGACTACAGCTTCAGGCTTGCGAATGGTGACTGGTTTTATTTTGCCGGAATTTGGCGGCCGGCGACGCGCGACTGGCCCGAGGCCTATGCGATCATCACCATCGAATCGAACGGCGATATCGCGCCCTATCACGACCGCCAGATGGCGGTGCTACGTCGAAATGAGCGCATGGGCTGGCTCGATGCCATGCGCCCCGAGGCGGACATCTTGTGTCCCCTGCCGGCCGGAAGCTTTCGTGTCTCTCGTTTTCACTACGCCCGCGACCAATCCATGCTCGCGCTTTGA
- the dinB gene encoding DNA polymerase IV 3 — MATESDIIQRKIIHVDMDAFYASVEQRDDPHLRGRPVAVGGSEPRGVVAAASYEARAFGVRSAMASITAKRRCPDLIFVPPRFDVYRAVSAQIREIFAEHTDLIEPLSLDEAYLDVSENKHGIAIASEIATIIRARIKEVTGLNASAGISYCKFLAKMASDLNKPNGQVVITPSKGPSFVEALAVKKFHGVGPATAEKMDRLGIHTGADLKAKPLAFLQQHFGKAGGWYYRIARGIDNRPVEPDRPRKSIGAEDTFHTDLFDSASVYSEISALVAKVWRLCEAKQLRARTVTLKVKYADFQRITRSRTVSQPFQSAAQVDELSRALLDPLFPVEKGIRLVGVTVSSLEDAAEISEGQLALL, encoded by the coding sequence GTGGCAACGGAGTCGGACATCATCCAGCGCAAGATCATCCATGTGGACATGGACGCCTTTTATGCGTCGGTCGAACAGCGTGACGATCCGCACTTGCGCGGACGACCCGTTGCCGTCGGCGGGTCGGAGCCGCGTGGCGTCGTCGCGGCAGCGAGCTACGAAGCGCGTGCTTTCGGTGTTCGCTCGGCGATGGCATCGATCACGGCCAAGCGCCGGTGTCCCGACCTCATCTTCGTGCCACCAAGATTCGATGTGTACCGTGCGGTGTCGGCGCAGATCCGCGAGATCTTCGCCGAACATACCGATCTGATCGAGCCGCTCTCACTCGACGAAGCCTATCTGGACGTGTCGGAGAACAAGCACGGCATTGCGATCGCGAGCGAGATCGCGACCATCATCCGCGCGCGCATCAAGGAGGTCACGGGCCTCAATGCCTCCGCCGGCATTTCATATTGCAAATTCCTTGCGAAGATGGCGAGCGACCTCAACAAGCCGAACGGCCAGGTCGTCATCACACCCAGCAAAGGCCCATCTTTCGTCGAGGCGCTCGCGGTGAAGAAATTCCACGGCGTCGGGCCTGCGACGGCGGAGAAGATGGACCGGCTTGGCATTCACACCGGCGCTGATCTCAAGGCGAAACCGCTGGCCTTCCTGCAGCAACACTTCGGAAAAGCGGGAGGCTGGTACTATCGAATTGCCCGTGGAATCGACAATCGGCCCGTCGAGCCCGATCGGCCGCGCAAATCGATCGGCGCGGAAGACACTTTTCACACCGACCTGTTCGACAGCGCGAGCGTGTATTCTGAAATCAGCGCTCTTGTCGCGAAGGTTTGGCGTCTCTGCGAAGCGAAGCAACTGCGGGCGCGCACGGTGACGCTGAAGGTGAAGTACGCCGACTTCCAGCGGATAACGCGAAGCCGCACCGTCTCGCAGCCGTTTCAAAGCGCGGCGCAAGTCGACGAGCTATCGCGGGCGCTGCTCGATCCCTTGTTCCCGGTCGAGAAGGGAATCCGGCTCGTCGGCGTCACGGTCTCCTCGCTCGAAGACGCGGCCGAAATCTCTGAAGGGCAACTCGCGCTGCTCTAA
- a CDS encoding conserved hypothetical protein (Evidence 4 : Unknown function but conserved in other organisms), translating to MSHDLSLAQNHAFQLARTLMVPVTLFKSGDAYGALPSDELDDADDLELIHEFDPYERGPAH from the coding sequence ATGTCGCACGATCTTTCACTTGCCCAGAATCACGCGTTCCAGCTTGCCCGCACCCTCATGGTCCCGGTGACGCTCTTCAAATCCGGCGATGCCTATGGTGCCCTCCCCTCCGACGAGCTCGACGACGCCGACGATCTCGAACTGATCCACGAATTCGACCCCTACGAGCGCGGCCCGGCTCACTGA
- a CDS encoding hypothetical protein (Evidence 5 : Unknown function) has protein sequence MVGFGERLNKPQLRFAALPARQDAVRKVSTEFCDFGVDVTNVFHMNLLRLDDGGTHQVLEGRVRDREATGRAGAWGCRFSDGAQRAAAENWGQPRVLDAARLPV, from the coding sequence ATGGTCGGCTTCGGTGAGCGCCTGAACAAGCCGCAGCTGCGTTTCGCGGCGCTCCCTGCGCGTCAGGATGCAGTGCGCAAGGTCAGCACGGAGTTCTGCGATTTCGGCGTAGATGTCACGAATGTCTTCCATATGAACCTCCTTCGTCTCGATGACGGAGGCACGCACCAGGTGTTGGAGGGACGGGTCAGGGATCGCGAGGCGACCGGCAGAGCCGGCGCGTGGGGGTGCCGATTTTCTGACGGCGCCCAACGGGCGGCGGCGGAAAATTGGGGGCAACCGCGCGTCCTTGACGCGGCCCGACTGCCGGTATGA
- a CDS encoding NADP-dependent oxidoreductase, producing MSDTIKAIRQHAFGGPEVLVYEDAPKPELKPGEVLVRVHAVGLNPPDWYLREGYKMLPPEWQPRVSFPLILGTDISGVVEAVAGDVEGFSVGDEVYSMVRFPSGLAGDSRAYAEYVSVPASEVAIKPAGIDHAHAAGAPMSLLTAWQFLVDLGHDAPNPLQPYPHVPVPLEGKTVLVNGAAGGVGHFAVQIAKLKGAHVIAVASGKHEALLRDLGADAFIDYTKTPPEDVAHDVDLVVDAVGGPGTGRFLRTLKPGGALFPVFPLGFTGAEDAKKLGVTVSATQVRSSGAQLAEIGSLLAAGTIRVVLDSTYALADARLAHERAAKGHIQGKIVLAVK from the coding sequence ATGAGCGATACAATAAAGGCGATCCGGCAGCACGCGTTCGGCGGTCCCGAGGTGCTGGTCTATGAGGATGCCCCGAAGCCTGAGTTGAAGCCAGGCGAAGTGCTGGTCCGGGTTCACGCCGTCGGCCTCAATCCACCCGACTGGTATCTGCGTGAGGGCTACAAGATGCTTCCGCCCGAATGGCAGCCGCGGGTGTCGTTCCCGCTCATCCTCGGGACCGACATCTCCGGCGTCGTCGAGGCCGTGGCCGGCGATGTCGAAGGTTTCTCCGTGGGTGACGAGGTCTATTCGATGGTCCGATTTCCCTCTGGCCTCGCTGGCGACAGCAGGGCTTACGCCGAGTATGTCAGCGTGCCGGCTTCCGAAGTCGCGATCAAGCCGGCCGGGATCGACCATGCGCACGCCGCGGGGGCGCCAATGTCGCTGCTCACCGCGTGGCAGTTTCTGGTCGATCTGGGGCACGACGCGCCCAACCCGCTACAACCGTATCCGCATGTGCCGGTACCGTTGGAAGGCAAGACCGTTCTCGTCAATGGAGCGGCTGGCGGCGTCGGACATTTCGCGGTGCAGATCGCCAAGCTGAAAGGCGCCCATGTTATCGCCGTGGCGTCGGGCAAGCACGAGGCGCTTCTGCGCGATCTCGGCGCCGACGCGTTCATCGACTACACCAAGACGCCTCCCGAGGACGTGGCGCATGACGTCGATCTTGTGGTCGACGCCGTGGGCGGACCCGGCACCGGACGGTTTTTGCGCACGCTGAAGCCGGGCGGCGCACTGTTTCCTGTCTTTCCTCTTGGCTTCACCGGCGCGGAGGATGCGAAAAAGCTGGGCGTCACGGTCTCGGCGACTCAGGTCCGGTCGAGTGGCGCGCAGCTGGCGGAGATTGGAAGCTTGCTTGCTGCAGGCACGATCCGGGTCGTCCTCGATAGCACCTATGCCCTTGCCGACGCGCGGCTTGCGCACGAGCGAGCTGCCAAGGGGCACATTCAAGGCAAGATCGTCCTGGCGGTAAAATGA
- a CDS encoding hypothetical protein (Evidence 5 : Unknown function): MSARSEPSGTLRVAASLPIGLHVIAPALPAFRKRHPNVTVDLRLTDRIVDIIEDRLAAAPLSCLWG; the protein is encoded by the coding sequence ATGAGCGCGCGTTCGGAACCGTCTGGCACCTTGCGGGTGGCGGCGTCACTGCCGATCGGACTGCATGTGATCGCGCCCGCTCTGCCTGCGTTCCGAAAGCGTCATCCCAACGTGACGGTCGATCTCAGACTGACTGACCGGATTGTGGACATCATTGAGGACCGGCTGGCGGCGGCGCCACTATCGTGTTTGTGGGGTTAA
- a CDS encoding hypothetical protein (Evidence 5 : Unknown function), which yields MFVGLKANDLQTLNLSCISDDAQGERLEILWDAESVPSCSMKMDGGIPTQYGAGVGFAVPDRRAEMSHRIGLSDLLKPAARS from the coding sequence GTGTTTGTGGGGTTAAAGGCAAACGATCTTCAGACGCTCAACCTGTCGTGCATCTCTGACGATGCGCAGGGTGAGCGGCTGGAAATCCTCTGGGATGCCGAATCGGTGCCGTCGTGCTCGATGAAGATGGATGGCGGAATCCCCACGCAATACGGCGCCGGTGTCGGCTTCGCCGTGCCCGACCGGCGCGCCGAGATGTCGCACCGGATCGGCCTGTCCGACCTGCTGAAACCGGCGGCGCGAAGCTGA
- the htpG gene encoding Chaperone protein HtpG: MTIETSESRPFEADVSRLLHMMVHSVYSDRDVFLRELISNAADACEKLRYEAIAAPQLLGDDPKLAITISADPEAGTLAIADNGIGMSHDELIEALGTIARSGTRSFMDRIAGAEGKEGAQLIGQFGVGFYSAFMVASKVEVISRRAGSEEAWLWASDGKGTFSVAPAALDAAPARGTRVTLHLMEDAKSYAERWTLERIVKEQSGHVPVPITFIEKPGEEAKPLSDGAALWTKSKSDIAAQDYTDFYRSVAGQYDEPAATIHFRAEGRHEYTGLLFVPGARPFDLFDADRKGRIKLYVKRVFITDDAEILPRYLRFMRGIVDSADLPLNVSREMIQDSPLLGAIRKGVSNRVLSELVRLAEQDAEGFGKIWENFGAVIKEGLYEDFERREQLLGLARFKSTASGEGWRSLKDYAAALRENQTAIYYIVGDDAARIANSPHLEGFRARGIEVLLLADPVDSFWTSSGLDYEGKPFKSITQGAADLGLIPLLDAGAQPPADASVEVQALIAVMKDVLGEEIADVRASDRLTDSAVCLVAAESGPDRQFERLLAASGRLGSAAKPILELNPKHAMIVGLAGNGDDAVRADVAHLLLDTARVLDGDRPSDAKAFSERLSRLIARSLG, encoded by the coding sequence ATGACGATCGAGACCTCCGAGAGCCGCCCCTTCGAAGCCGATGTTTCCCGCCTGCTGCACATGATGGTGCACTCGGTCTATTCCGACCGGGACGTATTCCTGCGGGAGTTGATCTCCAACGCGGCGGACGCCTGCGAGAAGCTGCGCTACGAGGCGATCGCGGCGCCTCAGTTGCTCGGCGACGACCCCAAGCTCGCCATCACCATTTCCGCCGATCCGGAGGCGGGCACGCTCGCCATCGCCGATAACGGCATCGGCATGAGCCATGATGAGCTGATCGAAGCGCTCGGCACCATCGCCCGCTCCGGCACGCGCAGCTTCATGGACCGCATCGCCGGCGCGGAAGGGAAAGAAGGCGCGCAGCTGATCGGCCAGTTCGGGGTCGGCTTCTATTCCGCCTTCATGGTGGCGTCGAAGGTCGAGGTAATCAGCCGTCGCGCCGGCAGTGAGGAGGCGTGGCTCTGGGCGTCCGACGGCAAGGGCACGTTCTCCGTCGCCCCCGCCGCGCTCGACGCGGCGCCGGCGCGCGGCACCCGCGTCACCCTTCACCTGATGGAGGACGCCAAATCCTATGCCGAGCGCTGGACGCTGGAGCGCATCGTCAAGGAGCAGTCCGGCCATGTGCCGGTACCGATCACCTTCATCGAGAAGCCGGGCGAGGAGGCGAAGCCGCTCTCGGACGGCGCCGCGCTGTGGACCAAATCGAAGAGCGACATCGCGGCGCAGGACTACACCGACTTCTACCGCAGCGTCGCCGGCCAGTATGACGAGCCGGCCGCCACCATCCATTTCCGCGCCGAGGGCCGCCACGAATATACCGGCCTGCTGTTCGTGCCGGGCGCGCGGCCGTTCGACCTGTTCGACGCCGACCGCAAGGGCCGCATCAAGCTCTATGTGAAACGCGTCTTCATCACCGACGACGCGGAGATCCTGCCGCGCTATCTGCGATTCATGCGCGGCATCGTCGACAGTGCCGACCTGCCGCTCAACGTCTCGCGCGAGATGATCCAGGACAGTCCGCTGCTCGGCGCGATCCGCAAGGGCGTCAGCAACCGCGTCCTTTCCGAGCTGGTGAGGCTGGCCGAGCAGGACGCCGAGGGTTTCGGCAAGATCTGGGAGAATTTCGGCGCCGTCATCAAGGAAGGCCTTTATGAGGACTTCGAGCGCCGCGAGCAACTGCTCGGCCTCGCCCGCTTCAAGTCGACGGCCTCAGGCGAGGGCTGGCGCAGCCTGAAGGACTATGCGGCGGCGTTGAGGGAGAACCAGACGGCGATCTACTACATCGTCGGCGATGATGCCGCCCGCATCGCCAACTCTCCGCATCTGGAAGGCTTCCGAGCCCGCGGCATCGAGGTGCTGCTGCTCGCCGATCCGGTCGACAGCTTCTGGACCTCGAGCGGACTCGATTACGAAGGCAAGCCGTTCAAGTCCATCACGCAGGGGGCGGCCGATCTCGGGCTGATCCCGCTGCTCGACGCCGGCGCGCAGCCTCCAGCGGACGCGAGCGTGGAGGTGCAGGCGCTCATCGCCGTGATGAAGGATGTGCTCGGCGAGGAGATCGCGGATGTGCGTGCCTCCGACCGCCTCACCGACAGCGCCGTCTGCCTTGTCGCCGCCGAGAGCGGCCCGGACCGGCAGTTCGAGCGCCTCCTCGCCGCTTCCGGGCGACTGGGCAGCGCGGCGAAGCCGATCCTGGAGCTGAATCCGAAGCATGCGATGATCGTGGGCCTTGCCGGCAACGGCGACGACGCGGTGCGCGCGGATGTTGCGCACCTGCTGCTCGACACCGCGCGCGTGCTCGACGGCGATCGCCCGAGTGATGCGAAGGCGTTCTCGGAAAGGCTGAGCCGGCTGATTGCCCGCAGCCTCGGCTGA
- a CDS encoding hypothetical protein (Evidence 5 : Unknown function) — MLHEVNAGAGALPPGVPWGEPRSPGEVLADPTMSAESKRALLASWASDRHAVPNRPDLRRPEVGEILVLSDIFEALQALDELTDLPQISQGRSSRQTSDASCAAGM; from the coding sequence ATGTTGCACGAAGTGAATGCAGGCGCCGGGGCTCTTCCGCCTGGTGTCCCATGGGGCGAACCGCGGTCGCCGGGAGAGGTTCTGGCCGATCCGACGATGAGCGCCGAGTCAAAGCGTGCACTCCTTGCTTCATGGGCCTCGGACCGGCATGCCGTACCGAACCGGCCGGACCTTCGCCGCCCAGAGGTAGGCGAGATCCTGGTCCTCTCCGACATATTTGAGGCGCTGCAAGCTTTGGACGAGTTGACCGATCTTCCGCAGATATCGCAGGGCCGAAGCTCCCGCCAAACCTCTGACGCGAGCTGTGCTGCTGGCATGTGA
- the ibpA gene encoding small heat shock protein IbpA — MRTFDFAPLYRSTVGFDRLFDLIDAAAAPRPDWPPYNIEKTGENAYRITMAVAGFRPDEVELTQQANKLVVTGRKTADANDRQMLHKGIAFRDFTQTFNLADYVKVSGATLKDGLLSVELAREVPERLKPRRIEIVSAGQPAESNVKQIEQAKAA; from the coding sequence ATGAGAACCTTCGACTTTGCTCCCCTTTATCGTTCCACCGTCGGCTTCGACCGGCTGTTCGATCTCATCGATGCTGCTGCGGCGCCGCGTCCGGACTGGCCGCCCTACAATATCGAGAAGACCGGCGAGAACGCCTACCGGATCACCATGGCCGTTGCCGGCTTCCGTCCCGACGAGGTCGAGCTCACGCAGCAGGCCAATAAGCTGGTCGTCACGGGCAGGAAGACCGCGGACGCAAACGACCGCCAGATGCTGCACAAGGGCATCGCCTTCCGCGATTTCACGCAGACCTTCAATCTCGCCGACTATGTGAAGGTGTCCGGAGCGACGCTTAAGGACGGCCTGCTGTCGGTCGAACTCGCGCGCGAGGTGCCGGAACGGCTGAAGCCGCGCCGCATCGAGATCGTTTCCGCAGGCCAGCCGGCCGAGAGCAACGTCAAGCAGATCGAGCAGGCCAAGGCGGCCTGA
- the groS gene encoding cochaperonin GroES: protein MHFRPLHDRVVVRRIEALEKTAGGIIIPDTAKEKPQEGEVVAAGPGARDEAGKLVPLDLKAGDRVLFGKWSGTEVKIDGEDLLIMKESDILGVIERSETARKAA, encoded by the coding sequence ATGCATTTCCGCCCGCTGCACGACCGTGTCGTCGTGCGCCGCATCGAGGCCCTCGAGAAGACGGCCGGCGGCATCATCATTCCCGACACCGCCAAGGAAAAGCCCCAGGAGGGCGAGGTCGTCGCCGCCGGGCCCGGTGCGCGCGACGAGGCTGGCAAGCTGGTGCCGCTCGACCTGAAGGCCGGCGACCGCGTGCTGTTCGGCAAGTGGTCCGGCACCGAGGTGAAGATCGACGGCGAGGACCTGCTCATCATGAAGGAGAGCGACATTCTCGGCGTGATCGAACGGAGCGAGACGGCCAGGAAGGCCGCCTGA